A stretch of Pseudomonas sp. CCC3.1 DNA encodes these proteins:
- a CDS encoding disulfide bond formation protein B gives MTDEMIRLSREKRFLVLLGLICLALIGGALYMQIVLGEAPCPLCILQRYALLLIAIFAFIGAAMPTRRSLTVCEVLVVLSAIGGVVAAGRHVFILANPEVSCGLDVLQPIVDGLPLATVFPLGFQVDGFCSTPYPPVFGLSLAQWALVAFVLTSVLVPLGIYRNRKKHS, from the coding sequence ATGACAGATGAAATGATACGACTGAGCCGTGAGAAGCGCTTTTTGGTCTTGCTCGGGCTTATCTGTCTGGCTTTGATTGGCGGCGCGTTGTACATGCAAATCGTGCTCGGCGAAGCGCCGTGCCCGCTGTGCATCCTGCAACGCTACGCATTGTTGTTGATTGCGATCTTTGCCTTTATAGGCGCCGCAATGCCGACACGGCGCAGTCTCACGGTGTGTGAGGTGCTGGTGGTGCTGAGCGCCATTGGCGGTGTAGTCGCCGCCGGGCGCCATGTCTTTATCTTGGCGAACCCGGAAGTGAGCTGCGGCCTTGATGTACTGCAGCCGATTGTTGATGGTTTGCCGCTGGCGACGGTTTTCCCGCTGGGCTTTCAGGTCGACGGCTTCTGCTCCACCCCTTATCCACCGGTATTCGGCCTGTCGTTGGCGCAGTGGGCGCTGGTGGCCTTTGTGCTGACCAGCGTGCTGGTGCCGTTGGGCATCTACCGCAATCGGAAAAAACACAGCTGA
- the cyoA gene encoding ubiquinol oxidase subunit II — protein sequence MTKKRYPRLLGLLPLFGTLLLGGCNWTLLDPVGQVGIEERNLIITATLLMLLVVVPVILMTLIFAWKYRASNKDATYAPKWSHSTKIEVVIWTVPILIIIALGVITYKSTHALDPYRPLESDVKPITIEVVSLDWKWVFIYPEQGIATVNKIVFPANTPINFRITSDAVMNSFFIPGLGGQIYAMAGMTTKLHLIANKNAEMDGISANYSGAGFTGMKFKAIATSQADFDAWVSEVKASPKQLDNAEYAALTKPSQNNPVELYSSVTPNLFQTIIDKYEGMNPGKPVKHEKKEVSGTEGLDNTSNSAAGAEE from the coding sequence ATGACTAAAAAAAGGTACCCCAGACTCCTTGGCTTATTGCCACTTTTCGGCACGTTGCTGCTGGGAGGCTGCAATTGGACATTGCTCGATCCGGTGGGGCAGGTAGGGATCGAAGAGCGGAATCTGATCATCACTGCAACATTGCTGATGCTTCTGGTCGTGGTCCCGGTCATCTTGATGACCCTGATCTTCGCGTGGAAATATCGTGCGTCGAACAAAGACGCCACCTACGCACCGAAATGGTCGCACTCCACCAAGATCGAAGTTGTGATCTGGACTGTGCCAATTCTCATCATCATCGCCCTGGGCGTGATTACCTATAAGTCGACTCACGCGCTGGACCCATATCGTCCGCTCGAGTCTGACGTTAAGCCGATTACCATTGAAGTGGTTTCTCTGGACTGGAAGTGGGTGTTCATCTACCCGGAACAGGGCATCGCCACAGTCAACAAGATTGTGTTCCCGGCTAACACCCCGATCAATTTCCGCATTACCTCTGACGCTGTGATGAACTCGTTCTTCATCCCGGGTCTGGGCGGCCAGATCTACGCCATGGCCGGCATGACGACCAAGCTGCATTTGATTGCCAACAAAAACGCCGAAATGGATGGCATCTCTGCCAACTACAGCGGCGCGGGTTTCACTGGCATGAAATTCAAAGCGATCGCCACTTCTCAGGCTGACTTTGACGCCTGGGTAAGTGAAGTCAAAGCGTCACCTAAACAGCTTGATAACGCTGAATACGCGGCCTTGACCAAACCTAGCCAGAACAACCCTGTTGAACTCTATTCTTCGGTCACACCGAACCTGTTCCAGACCATCATCGACAAGTATGAAGGTATGAACCCAGGCAAGCCTGTGAAGCACGAGAAGAAAGAAGTGTCCGGGACCGAAGGTTTGGACAACACCTCGAATTCAGCTGCCGGGGCAGAGGAGTAA
- the cyoB gene encoding cytochrome o ubiquinol oxidase subunit I, whose amino-acid sequence MLGKLSLDAIPFHEPIVMVTVAMILLGGLALVAGITYFKKWTYLWTEWLTSVDHKKIGVMYIIVAMIMLLRGFADAVMMRTQLAMATEGSPGYLPPEHYDQIFTAHGVIMIIFMAMPFFTGLMNLAVPLQIGARDVAYPFLNSLSFWLLVSGVVLVNLSLGVGEFAKTGWVAYPPLSGLQYSPGVGVDYYIWALQLSGLGTTLTGVNFLATVLKMRAPGMKLMDMPIFTWTCTWANVLIVASFPILTATLALLTLDRYMDFHIFTNELGGNPMMYVNLFWAWGHPEVYILILPAFGIFSEVISTFTGKRLFGHHSMVYASGAISVLGFMVWLHHFFTMGSGASVNAFFGLATMLISIPTGVKLFNWLFTIYRGRLRFTSQVLWTLGFMVTFAIGGMTGVLLAIPGADFVLHNSLFVIAHFHNVIIGGAVFGYIAGFSFYFPKAFGFKLHEGWGKAAFWFWIVGFFVAFMPLYALGFMGMTRRLNATTNPEWVPYLYVAAVGAALIAVGIACQLIQLYVSVRDRNKPENACEFGDPWNGHTLEWSTSSPPPFYNFAVVPTVNGIDPFTEAKEDGTAYKVPAKYSPIHMPNNTATGLVMGMLLTVFGFAMIWHIWWLAIISLVGTVGYFVLHAARDDQGYMVPVETIERIEAEQHKRLLAAKAIPADRVETKLGQA is encoded by the coding sequence ATGTTAGGTAAATTAAGTCTGGACGCCATACCGTTCCACGAGCCGATAGTGATGGTTACCGTCGCTATGATTCTGCTCGGCGGGTTGGCGCTCGTCGCTGGTATTACGTATTTCAAAAAGTGGACCTACCTGTGGACCGAATGGCTAACGTCAGTCGACCACAAGAAGATTGGCGTGATGTACATCATCGTCGCCATGATCATGTTGCTGCGCGGCTTTGCCGACGCCGTCATGATGCGTACCCAGTTGGCCATGGCCACCGAGGGTTCGCCGGGCTACTTGCCTCCTGAACACTATGACCAGATCTTCACCGCTCACGGTGTGATCATGATCATCTTCATGGCGATGCCATTCTTCACCGGCCTGATGAACCTTGCAGTGCCGCTGCAGATCGGCGCACGTGACGTTGCCTATCCATTCCTGAACTCCCTGAGCTTCTGGCTGCTGGTGTCCGGTGTGGTACTGGTTAACCTGTCGCTGGGCGTCGGCGAGTTCGCCAAGACCGGTTGGGTTGCGTATCCGCCGCTGTCGGGCTTGCAGTACAGTCCGGGCGTGGGTGTCGACTACTACATCTGGGCGCTACAGCTATCGGGGTTAGGTACGACGTTAACCGGGGTTAACTTCCTGGCGACCGTGCTGAAAATGCGTGCTCCAGGCATGAAACTGATGGACATGCCGATCTTCACCTGGACCTGCACCTGGGCAAACGTTCTGATCGTGGCTTCGTTCCCGATCCTGACCGCTACCCTGGCGCTGCTGACACTTGACCGTTACATGGATTTCCACATTTTCACCAATGAACTTGGTGGCAATCCAATGATGTACGTGAACTTGTTCTGGGCGTGGGGTCACCCTGAGGTTTATATCCTCATCCTGCCAGCGTTCGGGATCTTCTCTGAAGTCATCTCGACCTTCACCGGCAAGCGTCTGTTCGGTCACCACTCGATGGTCTACGCCTCTGGCGCGATCTCGGTGCTGGGCTTCATGGTTTGGTTGCACCACTTCTTCACCATGGGTTCGGGTGCAAGCGTCAACGCCTTCTTCGGTCTGGCGACGATGCTGATTTCCATCCCGACGGGTGTGAAGCTATTTAACTGGCTATTCACCATCTACCGTGGCCGTCTGCGTTTCACCAGCCAGGTTCTCTGGACCCTGGGCTTCATGGTGACCTTCGCCATCGGTGGTATGACCGGCGTACTGCTGGCCATCCCGGGTGCTGACTTCGTCCTGCACAACAGCCTGTTTGTAATTGCTCACTTCCACAACGTGATCATCGGCGGCGCCGTATTCGGCTACATCGCTGGTTTCAGCTTCTACTTCCCTAAAGCGTTCGGCTTCAAGCTGCACGAAGGTTGGGGCAAGGCAGCATTCTGGTTCTGGATCGTCGGCTTCTTCGTTGCTTTCATGCCGCTCTATGCACTGGGCTTCATGGGCATGACGCGTCGTCTGAACGCCACTACCAACCCTGAGTGGGTGCCTTACCTGTACGTTGCTGCGGTCGGTGCTGCACTGATTGCCGTTGGTATTGCTTGCCAGTTGATCCAGCTGTACGTGTCGGTACGTGACCGTAACAAACCAGAGAACGCCTGCGAGTTTGGCGACCCATGGAATGGCCACACCCTGGAATGGTCGACTTCGTCGCCACCTCCGTTCTACAACTTCGCTGTTGTGCCAACCGTAAACGGCATTGACCCGTTCACCGAGGCCAAAGAGGACGGTACTGCGTACAAGGTTCCGGCCAAGTACTCGCCGATCCACATGCCTAACAACACCGCTACCGGTTTGGTAATGGGCATGCTGCTGACCGTATTCGGTTTCGCAATGATCTGGCACATCTGGTGGTTGGCGATCATCAGCCTGGTTGGCACCGTAGGGTATTTCGTCCTGCACGCTGCCCGTGATGACCAAGGCTACATGGTGCCGGTGGAAACCATCGAACGCATCGAAGCCGAGCAGCACAAGCGTCTGTTGGCCGCCAAAGCAATACCGGCTGACCGTGTTGAAACCAAGTTGGGACAGGCATAA
- a CDS encoding cytochrome o ubiquinol oxidase subunit III yields MSNIATNAGHAHGHDHEHDEHHHDAGETTVFGFWLYLMTDCIIFASLFAVYAVLVGNVAGGPSGHDIFELPYVLGETALLLFSSITYGFAMLAFYKGNKRQVLTWLGITFLLGAGFIGMEINEFHLLISEGYGPHRSGFLSAFFTLVGTHGLHVTCGLIWMAIMMYQVQKKGLTSTNKTRLSCLSLFWHFLDVVWICVFTVVYLMGTL; encoded by the coding sequence ATGTCGAATATAGCGACCAATGCTGGACACGCTCATGGCCACGACCATGAGCACGATGAGCACCACCACGACGCGGGCGAGACAACCGTATTTGGTTTCTGGCTCTACCTGATGACCGACTGCATCATCTTTGCATCGCTCTTCGCGGTATACGCAGTACTGGTAGGTAACGTAGCCGGTGGCCCGTCGGGCCACGACATCTTCGAACTGCCGTACGTGCTGGGTGAAACCGCACTGCTGTTGTTCAGTTCGATCACGTATGGCTTTGCCATGCTGGCGTTCTACAAAGGTAACAAGCGCCAGGTTCTGACCTGGCTGGGCATTACCTTCCTGCTGGGTGCCGGCTTCATCGGCATGGAAATCAACGAGTTCCACCTGTTGATCTCCGAGGGCTACGGCCCGCACCGCAGCGGCTTCCTGTCAGCGTTCTTCACTCTGGTCGGCACCCACGGTCTGCACGTGACCTGTGGTCTGATCTGGATGGCGATCATGATGTATCAGGTGCAGAAAAAAGGCCTGACCTCGACCAACAAAACGCGTCTGAGCTGCCTGAGCTTGTTCTGGCACTTCCTGGACGTGGTGTGGATCTGCGTATTCACCGTTGTTTATCTGATGGGGACTCTGTAA
- the cyoD gene encoding cytochrome o ubiquinol oxidase subunit IV, which yields MANAHSDGANHGSVKSYATGFILSVILTAIPFWLVMNPILAKSTTLAIVLLTAVIQVVVHLVYFLHMDRSPEQRNSVAALVFSALVIVLLVGLSLWIMFSIHAEMMAK from the coding sequence ATGGCTAACGCACATTCTGACGGCGCGAACCACGGCAGCGTGAAGTCCTACGCAACTGGCTTCATTTTGTCGGTGATCCTGACCGCAATTCCGTTTTGGCTGGTGATGAACCCAATCCTGGCTAAATCGACCACCCTGGCGATCGTGCTGTTGACCGCAGTGATCCAGGTTGTTGTTCACCTGGTGTACTTCCTGCACATGGACCGTTCGCCAGAACAACGCAACAGTGTTGCAGCGCTGGTGTTCTCGGCGCTGGTGATTGTCCTGCTGGTGGGCTTGTCCCTGTGGATTATGTTCAGCATCCACGCTGAAATGATGGCGAAGTGA
- the cyoE gene encoding heme o synthase gives MSFKHFIQITKPGIIFGNVLSVAGGFFLASKGHFDLALFLAAVIGTSLVVASGCVFNNCIDRDIDIKMDRTKNRVLVQGLISLKVALIYATLLGVAGLVLLYRVANPLAAFFAAIGFVIYVGLYSLYFKRKSVHGTLIGSLSGAMPPVIGYVAVSNHFDMAALTLLVMFSLWQMPHSYAIAIFRFNDYLAASIPVLPVKRGIKVAKKHILLYILAFLIATLMLTLGGYAGMSYMAVAAAMGMYWLYMAWTGYKAVDDKVWARKLFVFSIFTITALSVMMSLDFKVPSELLLTYAH, from the coding sequence ATGTCCTTTAAGCACTTTATCCAAATCACCAAACCGGGGATCATTTTCGGTAACGTGCTTTCTGTGGCAGGCGGGTTCTTCCTGGCCTCGAAGGGGCATTTTGATCTTGCCCTCTTCCTGGCCGCGGTGATCGGCACCTCCTTGGTGGTTGCGTCTGGTTGCGTGTTTAACAACTGCATCGACCGTGACATCGACATCAAGATGGACCGCACCAAAAATCGCGTACTGGTTCAAGGCCTCATCTCCCTCAAAGTGGCGTTGATTTACGCCACCTTGCTGGGGGTTGCAGGGCTTGTGCTGCTGTATCGCGTGGCCAACCCGCTGGCGGCATTTTTCGCCGCGATTGGCTTCGTGATCTACGTGGGTTTGTACAGCCTGTACTTCAAGCGCAAGTCGGTTCACGGCACGCTTATCGGCAGCCTGTCTGGTGCAATGCCGCCCGTCATTGGTTACGTTGCAGTGAGCAATCACTTCGACATGGCCGCACTGACTTTGCTGGTGATGTTCAGCCTGTGGCAGATGCCGCATTCCTACGCCATCGCGATCTTCCGCTTCAACGATTACCTGGCTGCATCGATTCCGGTGTTGCCAGTGAAGCGCGGGATCAAGGTAGCCAAGAAGCACATCCTGCTCTACATCCTCGCGTTCCTGATCGCGACCCTGATGCTCACCCTCGGCGGTTACGCCGGCATGAGCTATATGGCCGTGGCAGCTGCGATGGGCATGTACTGGCTGTACATGGCGTGGACTGGCTACAAAGCGGTCGACGACAAGGTGTGGGCACGCAAGCTGTTCGTGTTCTCCATCTTCACCATCACCGCCCTGAGCGTCATGATGTCCCTGGACTTCAAAGTGCCGAGTGAGTTGTTACTGACCTACGCGCACTGA